The Oscillatoria sp. FACHB-1407 genome includes a region encoding these proteins:
- a CDS encoding glycosyltransferase family 2 protein: MFFSIVIPTYNRKPILEKCLRALEYQHLAPDSPVEGYEVVVVDDGSTDGTVEWLRSHSSEFPHVRLFEQAHQGPAAARNLGVETARGDTIIFIDSDLVVTERFLQSHADALRDGQKQLGSDRLFTYGRVINTCNFDDPTREPFKVTDFSAAYFATGNVAIARHWLEKVGLFDTRFQLYGWEDLELGVRLKQQGLTLIKCPEAVGYHWHPPFALSQIPKLIDREIQRGRMGILFYQKHPTWEVRMMIQMTWLHRVLWGVLSLGGRLNERTMAPLLQWLIDRGKPQLALEIARIFLNWYNVQGVYAAYSEAMARPTQ; encoded by the coding sequence GTGTTCTTCAGCATCGTTATCCCGACCTACAATCGCAAACCCATTTTGGAGAAGTGCCTGAGAGCCCTGGAATATCAGCATCTGGCTCCAGATAGTCCAGTTGAGGGCTATGAAGTTGTGGTAGTCGATGACGGCTCAACCGATGGTACGGTTGAGTGGCTGCGATCGCACTCCAGTGAGTTTCCCCACGTCCGCCTGTTTGAGCAAGCTCATCAGGGACCAGCCGCAGCACGCAATTTAGGGGTTGAAACGGCAAGAGGTGACACCATCATCTTTATTGATAGCGATCTAGTGGTTACTGAACGGTTTTTGCAATCTCACGCGGATGCTCTGCGAGACGGGCAAAAACAACTGGGGAGCGATCGCCTCTTTACCTACGGTCGAGTGATCAACACCTGCAACTTTGACGATCCCACCCGTGAGCCATTCAAAGTGACCGATTTTTCCGCTGCCTATTTCGCAACAGGGAATGTGGCGATCGCCCGTCACTGGCTAGAAAAAGTGGGTCTATTCGATACACGCTTTCAGTTGTACGGTTGGGAAGATCTAGAACTGGGCGTTCGCCTCAAGCAACAGGGGCTAACCCTGATCAAATGCCCCGAAGCAGTGGGCTATCACTGGCATCCACCGTTTGCCCTCAGTCAAATTCCCAAACTGATCGACCGTGAAATTCAACGGGGGCGCATGGGGATCTTGTTCTACCAAAAACACCCCACCTGGGAAGTGCGGATGATGATTCAGATGACCTGGCTGCATCGAGTGCTCTGGGGTGTTTTGTCGTTGGGAGGTCGCTTAAACGAACGGACAATGGCTCCTCTACTGCAATGGCTCATCGACCGGGGTAAGCCACAACTTGCCCTGGAGATCGCTCGAATTTTTCTCAATTGGTACAACGTTCAGGGTGTTTATGCGGCTTATTCCGAGGCAATGGCACGACCAACTCAATAA
- a CDS encoding SAM hydrolase/SAM-dependent halogenase family protein, translating to MLISLVADYGTGDPAFMEVTQRLLAVLPQARVHWLSVPPFSTLATGFWIAQLGLNPGPHERLVYHNCAPRQDDPEARRDNEGEGLTYALLHNGVKVVGVNAGFTMSFIKHHAQQLNTINVSRGGSQFRSRDVFPVAATAIAQGDLSLLGNAFSPDQIPDAPLDRIAWIDGYGNIKTTIPAHTVTLEPEKKVVIRIGDVVSDAIYSDGSFKVSEGTLAFAPGSSGWITADGTEIRWMELFLRGGNAWERFARPKVNQRVAIIPNVA from the coding sequence ATGTTAATTAGTCTGGTTGCAGACTACGGTACAGGCGACCCTGCCTTTATGGAAGTTACTCAGCGTCTTTTAGCTGTTTTGCCGCAAGCGCGAGTACATTGGCTCTCAGTGCCTCCATTTAGTACACTGGCAACTGGATTTTGGATCGCTCAATTGGGATTAAATCCCGGTCCTCATGAGCGATTGGTTTATCACAACTGCGCCCCTCGCCAGGATGACCCCGAAGCTCGTCGCGATAATGAAGGCGAAGGGTTGACTTATGCTCTCTTGCATAACGGAGTCAAGGTGGTTGGGGTAAATGCAGGCTTTACGATGTCATTTATTAAGCATCACGCGCAACAGCTAAACACCATTAACGTGTCGCGGGGTGGCTCGCAGTTTCGATCGCGGGATGTCTTTCCGGTTGCGGCTACAGCGATCGCCCAGGGTGATTTGAGTCTCCTGGGTAACGCCTTTAGCCCCGATCAGATTCCCGATGCACCGCTCGATCGCATCGCCTGGATCGATGGCTACGGCAACATCAAGACGACGATTCCCGCTCACACGGTCACGCTCGAACCTGAGAAAAAAGTAGTGATTCGGATTGGCGATGTGGTGAGTGATGCCATCTATTCCGATGGGAGTTTCAAGGTGTCTGAGGGAACTCTCGCCTTTGCCCCCGGTAGCTCTGGCTGGATTACTGCCGATGGCACTGAGATTCGCTGGATGGAGTTGTTTTTGCGAGGTGGCAACGCCTGGGAACGCTTCGCCAGACCCAAAGTGAACCAGCGAGTTGCTATCATACCCAACGTGGCTTAA
- a CDS encoding DUF4394 domain-containing protein, which produces MKGTAYVFIDSTIQDYQTLVAHLKPGFQAVVLSGDRDGVAQISDILQASHDVTEVHIVAHGSPGRLYLGNAELSLATLPDYAASLRQWRQVLTQGADLLLYGCRLAAQGWATLSHTLQSLTGANIAASTQILGNGQWTFDRCLGEMQVAIAFTPEVQQSYSGTFAVGYVLSNNSLISFDTNNPDNPNAAVPITGVAAGESLVGIDFRPQNGRLYGLARDAAGAVRLYVISPQTGVATPLTAAPVQFTTDGVTPAPVTGTNFGVDFNPTVDRFRVVTDGGFNFRINPNTGELIDGNAGLPGINPDGTISGATTTVDATAYTNNAPNVTATTQYTLDAASDRLLIQNPPNNGTQTTPLPITLNGAPLNFTAVNGFDIPAGVNVTTANAPATGQAIAALTVAGTTQLYSIELSTGAATALGTLGNGTLPVQGFAVQTDTTTSGTPLISLSSTGASLLRFSSATPNTVTPVNITGVPAGETVVGIDFRPATGQLFALSVNATSDTGSILILDPQTGAATVVGTPGQVAFVNETGTAIDLPDPVTAGYGIDFNPTVDRLRVVTSTGLNFRLNPNTGAPVDSNTTATGNQPDVAVGGAATGVDATAYTNSFNGTTATTQYTLDSVTNQLFIQNPPNNGTQTAGLAVTLNGAALDFTAVNGFDIPSGVRVATSNAAATGRGFAALTVGGVNNLYAIELSTGVATLLGTIGAGTAGSAGLTAAETPVGSVAFGAPTYTATENGGAIAINLVRTGGASGSLSVNLTATGGTATANTDYTGTPITVTFADGQTTATATLNITNDTISEAAETVNLALSNPTNGAVLGAQDTTTLTITDDDLTIVRGSRRNDRLRGSNTGDLLLGLVGNDRLLGLAGDDSLNGGLGADVKAGGAGADRFIYSGRTQRAAFANSLVAAPDRLFDFRPGEGDRIVLDFDNNLATANVPRGLFNSGRENTRLLVDAVQSAYADRDQRTRGNQVLRANEAVLFTWRGGTYLSVNDNRARFSAASDLVVNVTRVALQPGDATAGVLNVANYFA; this is translated from the coding sequence GTGAAGGGAACTGCATACGTTTTTATTGACTCCACCATCCAGGACTATCAAACCCTGGTCGCTCACCTCAAACCCGGGTTTCAGGCAGTTGTGCTGTCAGGCGATCGCGATGGCGTTGCTCAAATCAGCGACATTTTGCAAGCAAGTCATGATGTGACAGAAGTTCACATTGTGGCGCACGGTAGCCCCGGTCGGCTGTATCTCGGCAATGCCGAGCTTTCCCTCGCGACGTTGCCGGATTACGCTGCATCCCTACGACAGTGGCGGCAGGTGTTGACTCAGGGAGCAGATCTTTTGTTGTATGGGTGCCGCTTAGCGGCGCAGGGTTGGGCAACCCTGTCACACACCTTACAGAGCCTTACGGGAGCCAATATTGCAGCCTCCACTCAAATTTTGGGAAATGGGCAATGGACATTCGATCGCTGTTTGGGTGAGATGCAAGTGGCGATCGCCTTTACCCCAGAGGTGCAACAGAGCTACAGCGGCACCTTTGCTGTGGGTTATGTCCTCAGCAACAACAGCCTGATTTCCTTTGACACCAACAACCCCGACAACCCAAATGCGGCGGTTCCCATTACGGGTGTCGCGGCGGGTGAATCCCTTGTGGGTATTGATTTTCGTCCGCAAAATGGCAGGTTATATGGATTAGCACGAGATGCGGCAGGAGCCGTGCGCCTCTACGTCATTAGCCCCCAAACGGGAGTTGCTACCCCCCTCACGGCTGCCCCTGTGCAATTTACAACGGATGGGGTCACTCCTGCTCCGGTTACAGGTACGAATTTTGGCGTAGATTTTAACCCCACGGTCGATCGCTTTCGGGTTGTGACGGATGGTGGCTTTAACTTCCGCATCAACCCCAATACTGGAGAGTTGATTGATGGGAATGCAGGTTTGCCTGGGATTAACCCGGATGGCACGATCAGTGGAGCCACAACCACCGTTGATGCTACGGCTTACACCAACAACGCCCCCAACGTTACCGCCACGACTCAATACACGCTGGATGCGGCTAGCGATCGCCTCCTCATTCAAAACCCACCCAACAACGGCACCCAAACCACACCACTGCCGATTACTCTCAACGGAGCACCCCTCAACTTTACCGCCGTCAATGGATTTGACATTCCAGCCGGGGTCAATGTGACAACTGCCAACGCACCCGCTACAGGGCAGGCGATCGCGGCTTTGACCGTCGCGGGAACTACTCAGTTGTACTCGATCGAACTCTCGACTGGAGCCGCTACTGCGTTGGGCACCCTGGGTAATGGAACGTTACCCGTGCAGGGGTTTGCCGTCCAAACCGATACCACAACCAGTGGCACGCCACTCATCTCACTGTCCAGCACTGGAGCAAGTCTGCTACGGTTTAGCAGTGCCACTCCTAACACGGTCACTCCGGTTAACATCACAGGTGTCCCTGCGGGTGAAACTGTTGTGGGAATTGATTTTCGCCCTGCAACAGGTCAACTCTTTGCCCTCAGTGTCAACGCCACGAGTGATACAGGTAGCATCCTCATCCTCGACCCTCAAACGGGAGCCGCTACGGTGGTGGGTACACCAGGACAGGTCGCCTTCGTCAATGAGACCGGCACGGCGATCGATCTCCCTGATCCCGTAACGGCTGGTTATGGCATCGACTTCAACCCTACGGTCGATCGCCTGCGAGTCGTGACGAGTACGGGCTTAAACTTCCGCCTGAATCCCAACACTGGCGCACCTGTTGATAGCAACACTACTGCCACTGGCAACCAACCCGATGTGGCAGTCGGTGGGGCCGCAACAGGGGTTGATGCCACGGCATACACCAACAGCTTTAACGGGACGACCGCCACAACCCAATACACACTGGACTCGGTCACCAATCAACTGTTCATTCAAAACCCACCTAATAACGGCACTCAAACGGCTGGGCTGGCGGTGACGCTCAACGGCGCAGCCCTTGACTTTACGGCGGTGAATGGCTTCGACATTCCATCAGGGGTGCGCGTTGCAACCTCTAATGCCGCCGCAACCGGACGGGGATTTGCTGCCCTGACCGTCGGAGGGGTTAACAATCTGTACGCTATTGAATTGAGCACTGGAGTAGCAACATTACTGGGGACAATCGGAGCAGGCACGGCTGGTTCCGCTGGGCTAACGGCAGCCGAGACTCCCGTTGGGTCAGTGGCGTTTGGGGCACCAACCTACACCGCAACCGAGAATGGTGGGGCGATCGCCATCAATCTAGTCCGCACAGGTGGGGCATCGGGCAGCTTGAGTGTTAACTTGACTGCCACTGGAGGCACTGCCACTGCCAACACCGACTACACCGGAACTCCGATCACCGTCACCTTTGCGGATGGACAAACCACCGCCACCGCCACCCTCAACATTACCAATGACACCATTTCTGAGGCGGCAGAAACTGTTAATCTCGCCTTGAGCAATCCCACGAACGGAGCCGTTTTAGGGGCACAGGACACCACTACCCTGACCATTACCGATGATGACCTGACAATCGTTCGAGGTTCCCGACGCAACGATCGCCTGCGGGGTAGCAACACGGGAGATTTGCTGTTGGGTCTAGTGGGTAACGATCGCCTCCTGGGCTTGGCGGGCGACGACAGCTTGAATGGTGGTCTAGGAGCAGATGTCAAAGCAGGCGGGGCAGGAGCCGATCGCTTTATCTACTCTGGTCGGACGCAGCGGGCGGCCTTTGCTAACTCACTGGTTGCGGCTCCCGATCGCCTCTTTGACTTTAGACCCGGAGAGGGCGATCGCATTGTGCTTGACTTTGATAACAACCTGGCAACTGCGAATGTGCCGCGTGGGTTATTCAAC